One window of Cellulomonas shaoxiangyii genomic DNA carries:
- a CDS encoding pyridoxamine 5'-phosphate oxidase family protein, with product MAHEAQHLDREEGVAKVAELIKDVRIAMLTTIDPSGALVSRPMAVQEVEFDGDLWFFTELDSHKADEVRGGGPANAAFAGSTHWVSVSGTAEVVRDQAKIEELWGAAAQAWFPDGPASPGVALIKLEAESAEYWDSPGGRLATVLSLAKARVTGERYDGGDNVEVDLS from the coding sequence ATGGCGCACGAGGCGCAGCACCTGGACCGCGAGGAGGGTGTCGCGAAGGTCGCGGAGCTCATCAAGGACGTGCGGATCGCGATGCTGACGACGATCGACCCGTCCGGTGCGCTGGTGAGCCGCCCGATGGCGGTGCAGGAGGTCGAGTTCGACGGCGACCTGTGGTTCTTCACCGAGCTCGACAGCCACAAGGCGGACGAGGTGCGCGGCGGCGGACCGGCGAACGCGGCGTTCGCCGGCTCGACGCACTGGGTGTCCGTCTCCGGCACGGCGGAGGTCGTGCGCGACCAGGCGAAGATCGAGGAGCTGTGGGGCGCGGCCGCGCAGGCCTGGTTCCCGGACGGCCCGGCGTCGCCCGGCGTCGCCCTCATCAAGCTCGAGGCCGAGAGCGCGGAGTACTGGGACAGCCCCGGGGGCCGCCTCGCGACGGTCCTCAGCCTCGCGAAGGCGAGGGTCACGGGCGAGCGGTACGACGGCGGCGACAACGTCGAGGTCGACCTCAGCTGA